A genomic stretch from Sphingobacterium sp. ML3W includes:
- a CDS encoding helix-turn-helix domain-containing protein, with the protein MDNQKINVIYQEVIYAKEFSCFSDSSLAIVIIDICSHGECIAENKIYALTSKQLFIYYPSREYKWNLPAGASGRTLILDDSVLWGFSKLKQNFSFLHHCETILLNDEIYHKLSADFNAIRSEITSEVIFPEIIDARARLMALMINLFLKEKYGLSGQSVQNDIGFRFLTLVEQNYKMEKRVAFYAGKLCITPNYLGTICRKQYQVSPLDVIYQKIISEAKKLLGRSTYTIKEISFELGFKSFSHFTFFFRRYTGMTPGAFRSNL; encoded by the coding sequence TTGGATAATCAAAAAATTAATGTCATATATCAAGAGGTAATTTACGCTAAGGAGTTTAGTTGCTTTTCGGATAGCTCTTTGGCAATTGTTATCATTGATATTTGCAGTCATGGTGAATGTATTGCGGAGAATAAAATTTATGCACTGACTTCAAAACAGTTATTTATCTATTATCCATCCAGGGAATATAAGTGGAATTTGCCAGCAGGGGCGTCTGGTCGTACCTTGATTCTAGATGATTCAGTTCTTTGGGGATTTTCTAAGCTGAAACAGAACTTTTCCTTTCTTCATCATTGCGAAACAATACTACTTAACGATGAAATATATCATAAATTAAGTGCGGATTTTAATGCGATCCGGAGCGAAATCACCTCGGAAGTAATATTTCCGGAGATTATTGATGCCCGGGCGAGGTTAATGGCGTTAATGATAAATCTATTTTTGAAGGAGAAGTACGGCCTTTCGGGACAATCCGTTCAAAATGATATAGGCTTTCGTTTTCTCACACTTGTAGAGCAGAATTACAAAATGGAGAAGCGGGTAGCATTTTATGCAGGAAAATTATGTATTACTCCCAATTATTTGGGTACGATCTGCAGAAAACAATATCAGGTATCACCATTGGATGTTATTTACCAAAAAATTATTTCAGAAGCCAAAAAATTATTAGGCCGCTCAACTTATACGATTAAGGAGATATCTTTTGAGCTGGGCTTCAAATCTTTTTCCCATTTTACGTTTTTTTTTAGGAGATATACGGGCATGACGCCTGGAGCATTTCGATCAAACCTATGA
- a CDS encoding DUF5856 family protein, giving the protein MANLKSNKEGTSLFLGDLISFRNALKLIHWSITGKGSYEAHISLDQAIESLIEATDRLVETSFALEGNLEITIPKTERPKDYVLYIENFYKDVELRRKKLFPESFSQSIVDDIQESVQQLLFRLKRLE; this is encoded by the coding sequence ATGGCAAACTTGAAATCAAACAAAGAGGGAACTTCTTTATTTCTAGGCGATTTAATTTCATTTCGGAATGCATTGAAATTAATTCATTGGTCGATTACCGGTAAAGGAAGTTACGAGGCGCATATATCACTGGATCAGGCTATAGAATCCCTGATTGAAGCAACAGACAGGCTTGTTGAGACCTCTTTTGCACTGGAGGGTAATCTGGAAATTACCATACCTAAAACAGAAAGGCCAAAAGATTACGTATTATATATTGAAAACTTTTATAAAGACGTAGAGCTCAGAAGAAAAAAGTTATTTCCCGAATCTTTTTCGCAATCAATTGTCGATGATATTCAGGAGAGCGTACAACAGTTGTTGTTTAGGTTGAAAAGATTAGAATAA